In Arthrobacter ramosus, one DNA window encodes the following:
- a CDS encoding UDP-N-acetylglucosamine 1-carboxyvinyltransferase: protein MTQPTAEHVGLLLRDARGEKGWTQGQLASELGTSQSAIARMEQGKQNLSLRMIERLESIFGRTIVKVGKRQMTHLRVEGGRTLSGSVDVNSSKNAGVALLCASLINRGTTTLRRLARIEEVNRIVEVLTSIGVECTWLNGNDLRIRRPETLDLASMDVEAARRTRSVIMLLGPLLDEAASYQLPYAGGCDLGTRTVEPHMQALRQFGLSVEAKSGFYSVQAPPADGDHRTFVLTERGDTVTENAIMAAAHRSGTTVIRNASPNYMVQDLCFYLQGLGVVIDGIGTTTLKITGRPAIDVDIEYFPSEDPIEAMSLITAGIVTNSEVTICRVPIEFMEIELATLEQMGQQLDISGEYFARNGRTRLVDVTTKPSRLRAPEDKIHPMPFPGLNIDNLPFFAVIAGNAEGQTMIHDWVYENRAIYLTELNKLGAQVQLLDPHRIYVNGPTKWRGAEVGCPPALRPAACLLLAMLAARGTSELRNIYVIERGYEDLAERLNTIGAKIEYFQD, encoded by the coding sequence ATGACGCAACCGACTGCCGAACATGTAGGTCTCCTTCTTCGCGACGCCCGCGGCGAAAAGGGTTGGACACAGGGACAGCTCGCTTCGGAACTGGGCACCAGCCAAAGCGCCATTGCCCGGATGGAACAGGGCAAGCAGAACCTCAGCCTCCGCATGATCGAGCGCCTTGAGTCGATCTTCGGGCGAACCATCGTCAAAGTCGGCAAACGGCAGATGACCCACTTGCGCGTGGAGGGCGGACGCACGCTCTCCGGCTCGGTGGACGTCAACAGCAGCAAGAACGCCGGCGTCGCACTGCTTTGCGCGAGCCTCATCAATCGCGGCACCACCACCTTGCGTCGGCTTGCCCGGATCGAAGAGGTCAACCGGATCGTCGAGGTCTTGACCTCCATCGGTGTCGAGTGCACCTGGCTGAACGGCAACGATCTGCGCATCCGCCGCCCGGAGACCCTGGACCTCGCCTCCATGGACGTGGAGGCCGCTCGCCGCACGCGCAGCGTCATCATGCTGCTGGGCCCCCTCCTCGATGAGGCGGCCTCGTATCAACTGCCCTACGCCGGCGGATGCGATCTCGGGACCCGAACCGTGGAACCGCACATGCAGGCGTTGCGGCAGTTCGGACTCTCGGTGGAGGCCAAGTCCGGCTTCTATTCCGTGCAGGCCCCACCGGCCGACGGCGACCACCGCACCTTCGTGCTCACGGAGCGCGGTGACACCGTGACGGAGAATGCCATCATGGCCGCCGCACACCGCAGCGGTACCACCGTGATTCGCAATGCCAGCCCCAATTACATGGTGCAGGACCTCTGTTTCTACTTGCAGGGGCTTGGCGTGGTGATCGACGGCATCGGGACAACCACCCTGAAGATCACGGGCCGCCCGGCGATCGACGTCGACATTGAGTACTTCCCGTCCGAAGACCCGATTGAGGCCATGAGCCTGATCACCGCGGGCATCGTGACCAACTCGGAGGTCACCATCTGCCGGGTCCCCATCGAGTTCATGGAGATCGAACTGGCCACGCTTGAGCAGATGGGCCAGCAGCTCGACATCTCCGGCGAGTACTTTGCGCGCAACGGACGGACGCGCCTTGTGGATGTCACCACCAAGCCATCACGATTGCGTGCCCCGGAGGACAAGATCCATCCGATGCCGTTCCCCGGGCTGAACATCGACAACTTGCCGTTCTTCGCGGTCATTGCCGGCAACGCCGAGGGCCAGACCATGATCCACGACTGGGTCTACGAGAACCGGGCAATCTATTTGACGGAGCTCAACAAGCTCGGCGCCCAGGTTCAACTGCTCGATCCGCACCGCATCTACGTCAATGGCCCCACCAAATGGCGCGGCGCGGAAGTCGGATGCCCCCCGGCGCTCCGACCCGCAGCTTGCCTGCTGTTGGCCATGCTGGCGGCCCGGGGCACGTCCGAGTTGCGCAACATCTACGTGATTGAGCGCGGATACGAGGACCTGGCCGAGCGGCTCAACACCATCGGTGCCAAGATCGAGTACTTCCAGGACTGA